A section of the Terriglobia bacterium genome encodes:
- a CDS encoding helix-turn-helix domain-containing protein — translation MNIGETIRNFRLNKGMSQGDIEKRTGLLRCYLSRVENGHTIPSLDTLAKIASAMELPLAQFFTDAAHDNGQPGKPVPQLSDDEVRFLSQIRRYSGSLNDSDRKLVLAMVKKMAASAAR, via the coding sequence ATGAACATCGGCGAAACTATCCGGAATTTCCGCCTCAACAAAGGCATGTCGCAGGGCGACATCGAGAAGCGCACCGGGCTTCTGCGGTGTTACCTGTCCCGGGTAGAGAACGGGCACACCATCCCGTCGCTGGACACGCTGGCCAAGATCGCTTCCGCCATGGAATTGCCGCTGGCGCAATTCTTCACCGATGCCGCCCACGACAACGGGCAGCCCGGGAAGCCCGTCCCGCAGCTCTCGGACGACGAGGTGCGGTTCCTGTCGCAGATCCGGCGCTACTCCGGCAGCTTGAACGACAGCGACCGCAAGCTGGTGCTGGCCATGGTCAAGAAGATGGCCGCCAGCGCCGCGCGGTAG
- the purH gene encoding bifunctional phosphoribosylaminoimidazolecarboxamide formyltransferase/IMP cyclohydrolase — protein sequence MSKIQRAIISVTDKRGVEEFARRLARLGVELVSTGGTAKLLRDRGIKVRDISELTGFPEMLDGRVKTLHPKVHGGILHMRDKAEHLSSVAQHGIQPIDLVVVNLYAFEKTAAKTGVQFDEIIENIDIGGPSMIRSAAKNFKDVAVVTSPGDYSAVADEMERSGGELSLETKWRLAQKAFATTSAYDSAIASTLEGISLSGGSFELHAAGFPQDLRLAYRKAMDLRYGENPHQKAAMYSDGSGAGIANGKQLQGKELSYNNIVDLQAAWDLTQEFEEPFCGIIKHTNPCGSAVGKDLIEAFQRAFECDPVSAFGGVIALNRAVDGPTAEAIAGLRHNGVALFIECIIASSFDEAARARFAKRKDLRVVEIVPAAMKWVIKAVSGGVLLQDADAHKLGPSNLTVVTERQPTEAEMRDLLFAWKVCKHVKSNAILYAKDGRGIGVGAGQMSRVDSARIGAMKAVLPLQGSVAGSDAFFPFSDGVEVVAKAGATAIIQPGGSVRDQEVIDTANRLGLAMVFTGVRHFRH from the coding sequence GTGTCGAAGATCCAGCGGGCGATCATCAGCGTGACCGACAAACGGGGCGTGGAGGAGTTTGCGCGGCGACTGGCGCGGCTGGGCGTGGAGCTGGTCTCCACCGGGGGCACGGCCAAGCTGCTGCGCGACCGTGGCATCAAGGTCCGGGACATCTCCGAGCTCACGGGGTTTCCCGAGATGCTGGATGGGCGGGTGAAGACCCTTCATCCCAAGGTGCACGGCGGCATCCTGCACATGCGCGACAAGGCGGAGCACCTGAGCTCGGTCGCCCAGCATGGCATCCAGCCCATCGACCTGGTGGTGGTCAACCTGTACGCCTTCGAGAAGACCGCGGCCAAAACCGGCGTGCAGTTCGACGAGATCATCGAGAACATCGACATCGGCGGGCCCTCGATGATCCGTTCGGCGGCCAAGAACTTCAAGGACGTTGCCGTGGTGACGTCGCCCGGGGATTACAGCGCGGTCGCCGACGAGATGGAACGCAGCGGCGGTGAGCTTTCGCTGGAGACCAAGTGGCGGCTGGCGCAGAAAGCGTTCGCCACCACGTCGGCGTACGATTCCGCGATCGCTTCCACGCTGGAAGGGATCAGCCTGAGCGGCGGCAGCTTCGAACTGCATGCTGCAGGATTCCCGCAGGACCTGCGGCTGGCCTACCGCAAGGCGATGGACCTGCGCTACGGCGAGAACCCGCACCAGAAGGCCGCCATGTACTCCGACGGCTCGGGCGCGGGCATCGCCAACGGGAAGCAGCTCCAGGGCAAGGAGCTTTCCTACAACAACATCGTCGATCTGCAGGCGGCGTGGGACCTGACTCAGGAGTTCGAAGAGCCTTTTTGCGGCATCATCAAGCACACCAACCCGTGCGGCAGCGCGGTGGGGAAGGACCTGATCGAGGCCTTCCAGCGGGCGTTCGAGTGCGATCCGGTGTCGGCGTTCGGGGGCGTGATCGCGCTGAACCGGGCGGTGGACGGGCCGACCGCGGAGGCCATCGCGGGTCTGCGGCACAACGGAGTGGCGCTGTTCATCGAGTGCATCATCGCCTCCTCGTTCGACGAGGCGGCGCGGGCGCGCTTCGCCAAGCGCAAGGACCTGCGCGTGGTCGAGATCGTGCCGGCGGCGATGAAGTGGGTGATCAAGGCGGTCTCGGGCGGCGTGCTGCTGCAGGATGCGGACGCGCACAAGCTGGGGCCGTCGAATCTGACCGTGGTGACCGAACGGCAGCCCACCGAGGCCGAGATGCGGGACCTGCTGTTCGCGTGGAAGGTGTGCAAGCACGTGAAGTCGAACGCCATCCTCTATGCGAAGGACGGGCGCGGCATCGGCGTGGGCGCGGGGCAGATGAGCCGGGTGGACTCGGCCAGGATCGGCGCCATGAAGGCGGTGCTGCCGCTCCAGGGCAGCGTGGCCGGCTCCGATGCTTTTTTTCCGTTCTCCGACGGGGTCGAGGTGGTGGCCAAGGCGGGTGCGACCGCCATCATCCAGCCGGGCGGCTCGGTGAGGGACCAGGAAGTCATTGATACGGCGAACCGGCTGGGGCTGGCCATGGTGTTCACCGGGGTGCGGCACTTCAGACACTAG
- a CDS encoding tetratricopeptide repeat protein has product MRIRIVVLLLAAAVTAWAQQNAPSEIPPDTKAEAPAQQSASPGTEAQPSEPVTPNRASAYYHYTLAHMYQELVAVYGRADFATKAIQEYRLAIEYDPKSDFLKSGLAELYVSVGRIRDAVEEAQDIIKGDPNNLDARKLLGRIYLRSLGDVQAGTQSREMLGLAIEQFEQIVRIDPSNVESHLLLGRLYRLNNELVKAENEFKTAVGLQPTSEEAVTTLAYLYNEEGDSKRAAEVLAGVPEAGRTAKLYSALGFTYEQQKVYKKAVEAYKKAVELDKDNLDALRGLAQNLLNDGQSDAALEQYKQIAEADPQDAQAFLRMAEIHRRQGKYDKALDNLNKAEALVQDSLEVPYNRALIYEVQGRFEEAAKILEGLLQKGEKREGAYAAGEANNRAVFLERLGNVYREQGKTQQAVETFRKALALGPDNASRSYQQIIDTYREAKMWPQATEAAREAVEKVPEDRGLKLVLAGQLADTPGEADAAIAQVKSLLKGAPEDREVYIALAQIESRLKLYKDAEEAIAQAEKLSPKPEERNYALFVAGSIFERQKKYEAAEEAFKKVLADEPNNAVALNYLGYMLADRGVRLEEALNYIKKAVELDPQNGAYLDSLGWAYFKLGNYDLAEENLGKAVARVSNDATIHQHLGDLYQKTGRLKLAAAHWERALDEWNKTVAAEVDQSDVNQVAKKLEAAKVRLAQQAPVRK; this is encoded by the coding sequence ATGAGAATCCGCATCGTCGTGCTGCTGCTGGCCGCGGCGGTTACCGCATGGGCACAGCAAAACGCTCCGTCCGAAATCCCGCCCGACACCAAGGCGGAGGCGCCCGCGCAGCAGAGCGCGTCGCCGGGGACCGAGGCGCAGCCGAGTGAACCGGTTACACCGAACCGGGCGTCCGCGTACTACCACTACACCTTGGCGCACATGTACCAGGAGCTGGTGGCCGTCTATGGGCGCGCCGACTTCGCGACCAAAGCCATCCAGGAGTACCGGCTGGCGATCGAGTACGATCCCAAGTCGGACTTCCTGAAATCGGGGCTCGCCGAGCTGTACGTAAGCGTGGGGCGCATCCGAGACGCGGTCGAAGAAGCGCAGGACATCATCAAAGGCGATCCCAACAACCTGGATGCGCGGAAGCTGCTGGGCCGAATCTACCTGCGCTCGCTGGGCGACGTGCAAGCGGGGACGCAATCGCGGGAGATGCTGGGCCTGGCCATCGAACAATTCGAGCAGATCGTTCGCATCGATCCCAGCAACGTCGAAAGCCACCTCCTGCTGGGGCGCCTGTACCGCCTGAACAACGAACTGGTCAAAGCGGAGAACGAGTTCAAGACCGCGGTCGGGCTGCAGCCTACCTCAGAGGAAGCGGTGACGACCCTGGCCTACCTGTACAACGAGGAGGGCGACTCCAAGCGCGCCGCCGAGGTGCTGGCCGGGGTGCCCGAGGCCGGGCGCACGGCCAAGCTGTACTCGGCGCTGGGCTTCACCTACGAGCAGCAGAAGGTTTACAAGAAAGCGGTCGAGGCCTACAAGAAGGCGGTCGAGCTGGACAAGGACAACCTCGACGCCTTGCGCGGCCTGGCGCAAAACCTGCTGAATGACGGCCAGAGCGACGCGGCCCTGGAGCAGTACAAGCAGATCGCCGAGGCCGACCCGCAGGACGCACAGGCGTTCCTGCGCATGGCCGAGATCCACCGTCGGCAGGGCAAATACGACAAAGCTCTCGACAACCTGAACAAGGCCGAAGCGCTGGTCCAGGATTCGCTGGAAGTCCCCTATAACCGGGCGCTGATCTACGAAGTGCAGGGCAGGTTCGAAGAAGCCGCCAAGATCCTGGAAGGACTGCTGCAAAAGGGCGAGAAGCGGGAGGGCGCCTACGCGGCTGGCGAAGCCAACAACCGCGCCGTCTTCCTGGAACGGCTGGGCAATGTCTACCGCGAGCAGGGGAAGACGCAGCAGGCGGTGGAGACCTTCCGCAAGGCGCTCGCGCTGGGCCCGGACAACGCCAGCCGCAGCTACCAGCAGATCATCGACACGTATCGCGAGGCCAAGATGTGGCCGCAGGCCACCGAGGCCGCGCGCGAAGCGGTGGAGAAGGTGCCCGAGGACCGCGGCCTGAAGCTGGTCCTCGCCGGCCAGCTCGCGGATACGCCGGGCGAGGCCGATGCCGCCATCGCCCAGGTCAAGAGCCTGCTCAAGGGCGCGCCCGAGGACCGCGAGGTGTACATCGCGCTGGCGCAGATCGAGAGCCGCTTGAAGCTCTACAAGGACGCGGAAGAGGCCATCGCGCAGGCGGAGAAGCTCTCCCCCAAGCCGGAGGAGAGGAACTACGCCCTGTTCGTGGCGGGGTCGATATTCGAGCGGCAAAAGAAGTACGAGGCGGCGGAAGAAGCGTTCAAGAAGGTGCTCGCCGACGAACCGAACAACGCGGTCGCGCTCAACTACCTGGGCTACATGCTGGCGGACCGCGGGGTGCGCCTCGAGGAAGCCCTGAACTACATCAAGAAAGCGGTGGAGCTCGATCCGCAGAATGGGGCGTACCTGGATTCGCTGGGCTGGGCGTACTTCAAACTGGGCAATTACGACCTGGCGGAAGAGAACCTGGGCAAGGCGGTGGCGCGGGTCTCGAACGATGCGACCATCCACCAGCATCTCGGCGACCTCTACCAGAAGACGGGGCGATTGAAGCTGGCCGCCGCGCACTGGGAGCGGGCGCTGGACGAGTGGAACAAGACCGTCGCCGCCGAGGTTGACCAGTCCGACGTGAACCAGGTGGCGAAGAAGCTAGAGGCGGCCAAGGTCAGGCTGGCGCAGCAGGCGCCGGTCCGCAAGTAA
- a CDS encoding deoxyguanosinetriphosphate triphosphohydrolase yields the protein MLAEYAVRVENSRGRRYPEPPHPYRNPFQRDRDRVIHSRAFRRLEDKTQVFTRRYSDHFRNRLTHTIEVSQIARTIAAQLKLNQDVSEALALVHDIGHPPFGHAGEKSLDQAMRAHGESFDHNLHALRIVEDFELRYAEFRGLNLTFEVREGIIKHSHAYRAADYPQVSEYLLELRPPLEAQLIDLADEIAYNTADLDDGYEARLLTLEEICGRVGIFERCYREVEKLYPTALEKLKFNEALKRMLNRMATDLIHNTESRVNEAGVRSLDEVRAWPERLTAFSRAVEQERAESKAFLYERLYLSPALQPEKDAAERVIMELFEFWIAHPEALPASYQEKARQESLPRVVCDYIAGMTDTFILDQYESHCHGGASEVIRRGNAG from the coding sequence ATGCTGGCCGAGTATGCCGTCCGCGTGGAGAACTCGCGCGGGCGACGGTATCCTGAGCCGCCGCATCCTTACCGCAACCCGTTCCAGCGGGACCGCGACCGCGTCATCCACTCGCGCGCTTTCCGGCGGCTGGAGGACAAGACGCAGGTCTTCACCCGGCGCTACTCCGATCACTTCCGCAACCGGCTGACGCACACCATCGAGGTGTCGCAGATCGCGCGCACCATCGCCGCCCAACTGAAGCTGAACCAGGACGTGAGCGAGGCGCTGGCGCTGGTGCACGACATCGGGCATCCGCCCTTCGGACATGCAGGGGAGAAGTCGCTGGACCAGGCCATGCGCGCGCACGGGGAATCCTTCGACCACAACCTGCACGCGCTGCGCATCGTAGAGGACTTCGAGCTGCGTTACGCCGAGTTCAGAGGCTTGAACCTGACCTTCGAGGTGCGCGAGGGCATCATCAAGCACTCGCACGCCTACCGCGCCGCGGACTACCCACAAGTCTCCGAGTACCTGCTGGAGCTGCGCCCGCCGCTGGAGGCGCAGCTCATCGACCTGGCCGACGAGATCGCGTACAACACCGCCGATCTCGACGACGGGTACGAAGCGCGCCTGCTCACGCTGGAGGAGATCTGCGGGCGGGTCGGCATCTTCGAGCGCTGCTACCGCGAGGTGGAGAAGCTCTATCCCACGGCGCTGGAGAAGCTGAAATTCAATGAGGCGCTGAAGCGCATGCTCAACCGAATGGCCACCGACCTCATCCACAATACGGAGTCGCGGGTCAACGAAGCCGGGGTGCGCAGCCTGGACGAAGTACGAGCCTGGCCGGAGCGCCTCACCGCGTTCAGCCGCGCAGTGGAGCAGGAGCGGGCGGAATCGAAAGCGTTCCTGTACGAAAGACTCTACCTCAGTCCCGCGCTCCAGCCGGAAAAGGACGCCGCCGAGCGCGTGATCATGGAGCTGTTCGAGTTCTGGATCGCGCACCCGGAGGCACTGCCCGCCAGTTACCAGGAGAAAGCGCGGCAGGAGAGTCTGCCACGCGTGGTGTGCGATTACATCGCCGGCATGACTGACACCTTCATCCTGGACCAGTACGAAAGCCACTGCCATGGTGGCGCGTCGGAGGTCATCCGGCGGGGAAACGCGGGATAA
- a CDS encoding M20/M25/M40 family metallo-hydrolase: protein MQSSRNPTLACLLILFLSATVLAQAAPQFASDRIPPDRMKHYSDLAERWMQEYLRVDTTNPPGNEARATAWMKKILDAEGIENRVFEIAPGRANLWAKLPATVAPGKRPIILLNHTDVVTSDPAHWTHPPFSGAVDHGAIYGRGAQDMKNEGLAQLVVMVMLKREKLPLDRDVIFLATADEEANGIGVDWMMQHTALLENAEFLINEGGENREENGRVLYVGLDVAEKAPYWVRLVAHGTPGHGSRPLPDSAPNRLTRALNRVIAWETPLQLLPSVEMFLQRQALLETGQRAAWFRDPRRAMKDPKFRAYLNSDPDLAYMFRNTVSLTMLGGSQQTNVIPPAAWANLDVRLLPDEDPARFQAELKKVINDPNISVEPIGTFRQANSSPTGTALFRAIEKAAGRYFNGAPVSPRLTSGYDECQRYREVGIVAYGFTPYSSTEAESDTEHGNDERVRVEQVRRAPRVLYDVVAEVAAR, encoded by the coding sequence ATGCAATCTTCCAGGAACCCGACCCTCGCCTGCCTCCTAATCCTTTTTCTTTCCGCGACCGTCCTGGCGCAGGCTGCTCCGCAGTTCGCCTCCGACCGTATTCCTCCCGACCGAATGAAGCACTACTCCGATCTGGCCGAACGCTGGATGCAGGAGTACCTGCGCGTGGACACCACCAATCCCCCGGGCAACGAGGCGCGCGCCACCGCCTGGATGAAGAAGATCCTTGACGCCGAAGGCATCGAGAATCGCGTGTTCGAGATCGCCCCCGGCCGGGCGAACCTGTGGGCCAAGCTGCCGGCGACGGTCGCTCCCGGAAAGCGGCCGATCATTCTGCTGAATCACACCGACGTGGTCACCAGCGATCCCGCGCACTGGACCCATCCACCCTTCAGCGGCGCCGTGGACCACGGCGCCATCTACGGCCGCGGCGCGCAGGACATGAAGAACGAGGGCTTGGCGCAGCTCGTCGTAATGGTCATGCTCAAGCGCGAGAAACTGCCCCTGGACCGCGACGTGATCTTCCTCGCCACCGCCGACGAGGAGGCCAATGGTATCGGTGTCGACTGGATGATGCAGCATACCGCCCTGCTGGAGAACGCCGAGTTCCTGATCAACGAAGGCGGAGAGAACCGCGAGGAGAACGGCCGCGTGCTCTACGTCGGGCTGGATGTGGCGGAAAAAGCTCCGTACTGGGTGCGCCTCGTGGCCCACGGGACGCCGGGACACGGCTCGCGTCCACTGCCGGATTCGGCGCCGAACCGGCTCACGCGCGCGCTCAACCGCGTGATCGCGTGGGAAACCCCGCTCCAACTGCTGCCCTCGGTCGAGATGTTCCTCCAGCGCCAGGCCTTGCTGGAGACCGGCCAGCGCGCTGCCTGGTTCCGTGATCCGCGCCGGGCGATGAAAGACCCCAAGTTTCGCGCCTACCTCAACAGCGATCCCGATCTGGCATACATGTTTCGCAATACCGTGTCGCTCACTATGCTGGGCGGATCGCAGCAGACCAACGTGATCCCGCCCGCCGCCTGGGCCAACCTCGACGTGCGCCTTCTCCCCGACGAAGACCCGGCGCGCTTCCAGGCCGAACTCAAGAAAGTCATCAACGACCCGAACATCTCCGTCGAACCCATCGGGACTTTCCGCCAGGCGAACTCGTCGCCCACCGGCACCGCGCTGTTCCGCGCTATCGAGAAGGCCGCGGGGCGATACTTCAACGGCGCCCCGGTCTCTCCTCGGCTGACCAGCGGCTACGACGAGTGCCAGCGCTATCGCGAGGTGGGGATCGTCGCCTACGGCTTCACGCCCTATTCTTCGACCGAGGCGGAAAGCGATACGGAGCATGGCAACGACGAGCGCGTGCGCGTGGAGCAGGTGCGGCGCGCCCCGCGAGTGCTCTACGACGTGGTCGCCGAAGTCGCCGCGCGTTGA
- the aroC gene encoding chorismate synthase, with amino-acid sequence MLRFWTAGESHGETLVAWLSGLPAGLKIDQAFLDRELWRRQQGYGRGGRQKIERDTAHIVSGVRHGQTIGSPVAILLENKDWKNWEESLPVGAGDPAKHKPVTSPRPGHADLAGALKFNFPEARYVLERASARESAARVAVGALAKLFLHALGANVLSHVLSVGNATVGDAEIAWEKLCELSARDEVLLNCADPEAEPRMQAEVDNALRTGDSVGGVFEVVAHSIPPGLGSYINWDERLDTQLAAAVMSLQAVKAVEIGSGIANASLPGSAVQDVIAYDKSGHKFLRRSNRAGGIEGGVSNGEDIIVRGYLKPISTLRRPLESVDFKSREPVKAAYERSDVCVVPAAGVAGEAMVALTLARAAREKFGGDSMEEVLRNFRGYCEQVRKF; translated from the coding sequence ATGCTCCGATTCTGGACCGCGGGCGAGTCGCATGGAGAGACGCTGGTGGCATGGCTCTCCGGGCTGCCCGCCGGGCTGAAGATCGACCAGGCGTTTCTCGACCGCGAGCTGTGGCGGCGCCAGCAGGGCTACGGCCGCGGCGGCCGGCAGAAGATCGAGCGCGACACCGCGCACATCGTTTCCGGCGTGCGCCATGGCCAGACCATCGGCTCTCCCGTCGCCATCCTGCTGGAGAACAAGGACTGGAAGAACTGGGAAGAATCCCTGCCCGTCGGCGCCGGAGATCCGGCCAAGCACAAGCCGGTGACCTCGCCGCGCCCGGGGCACGCAGACCTGGCGGGCGCGCTCAAGTTCAATTTTCCCGAAGCGCGGTACGTGCTGGAGCGCGCGTCGGCGCGGGAATCGGCGGCGCGCGTCGCCGTCGGCGCCCTCGCCAAGCTGTTCCTGCATGCGCTGGGCGCGAACGTCCTCAGCCACGTGCTTTCGGTGGGCAACGCCACGGTCGGCGACGCCGAGATCGCGTGGGAGAAGCTGTGCGAGCTGAGCGCCCGCGATGAGGTCCTGCTCAACTGTGCCGACCCGGAGGCTGAGCCGCGCATGCAAGCCGAGGTGGACAACGCCCTCAGGACCGGCGACTCCGTGGGCGGCGTCTTTGAAGTCGTGGCGCACAGCATACCGCCGGGGCTGGGCTCCTACATCAACTGGGACGAGCGCCTCGACACCCAACTTGCGGCCGCCGTCATGTCCTTGCAGGCGGTGAAGGCGGTGGAGATCGGCAGCGGCATCGCCAACGCTTCCCTGCCCGGGTCCGCGGTACAGGACGTCATCGCCTATGACAAGTCCGGCCACAAGTTCCTGCGCCGCTCCAACCGCGCCGGCGGGATCGAGGGCGGCGTCTCCAACGGCGAGGACATCATCGTCCGCGGCTACCTGAAGCCCATCTCCACGCTGCGCCGCCCGCTGGAATCCGTGGACTTCAAGTCGCGCGAGCCGGTCAAGGCCGCCTACGAGCGCAGTGATGTTTGCGTGGTGCCGGCCGCCGGGGTGGCCGGCGAGGCCATGGTCGCGCTCACCCTGGCCCGCGCCGCCCGCGAAAAATTCGGCGGCGATTCCATGGAAGAAGTTCTGCGCAACTTCCGCGGCTACTGCGAACAGGTAAGAAAATTCTGA
- a CDS encoding haloacid dehalogenase type II yields MDFARFKVLTFDCYGTLVDWESGLLGAIKPILQKYGKSLPDEQLLEIYGELESEEEAGEYRPYRHILEKIVRRLGRRLDFSPSAQEAASLPESIREWPPFPDTVEALRRLKTRYKLVILSNIDDDLFAHTAQRLEVRFDQVITAQQCRSYKPSLNNFRTAIERIGLGSEAILHCAESRRHDIAPARQLGIANVWVNRHATRPGPSASGKGTAVPDLEVPDLKTLADLAVPKA; encoded by the coding sequence ATGGACTTCGCACGGTTCAAGGTCCTGACCTTCGACTGCTACGGCACGCTGGTGGACTGGGAGAGCGGTTTGCTGGGCGCGATCAAGCCCATCCTCCAGAAATACGGCAAGAGTCTGCCGGATGAGCAACTGCTGGAGATCTACGGGGAGTTGGAAAGCGAAGAGGAGGCGGGCGAGTACAGGCCTTACCGCCATATCCTGGAAAAGATCGTGCGGCGGCTGGGGCGGCGGCTGGATTTCTCGCCCAGCGCCCAGGAAGCAGCTTCACTTCCGGAGTCCATCCGCGAATGGCCTCCCTTCCCCGACACGGTGGAAGCGCTGCGGCGCCTGAAGACGCGCTATAAGCTGGTCATCCTCTCCAACATCGACGACGACCTGTTCGCCCACACCGCCCAGCGGCTCGAGGTACGCTTCGACCAGGTGATCACGGCGCAGCAGTGCCGCAGCTACAAGCCGTCGCTGAACAACTTCAGGACGGCGATCGAGCGCATCGGACTCGGTTCGGAGGCTATCCTGCACTGCGCCGAAAGCCGGCGCCACGACATTGCTCCGGCGCGTCAATTGGGGATCGCCAACGTCTGGGTGAATCGGCACGCGACCCGGCCAGGGCCGTCGGCTTCCGGCAAGGGCACTGCGGTCCCCGACCTCGAGGTGCCGGACCTGAAGACGCTGGCGGACCTGGCGGTGCCCAAGGCCTGA
- a CDS encoding BlaI/MecI/CopY family transcriptional regulator: MIAAAKTRLPQLELDCLRVLWKHPGASVAEVRAALGRPLAYTTVMTVLDRMSAKGVVDRRKNGRAYSYSPVLDVESARQEAVARLLVNLFENDCEALVSYVARFRGKEPSHASPRTVTRRPAKKQRAAASGSTFAPSRIDDSLL, encoded by the coding sequence GTGATCGCTGCCGCCAAAACCCGCCTGCCGCAACTCGAACTGGATTGCCTGCGCGTGCTGTGGAAGCACCCTGGAGCCAGCGTCGCCGAAGTGCGCGCCGCGCTGGGCCGGCCGCTGGCCTACACCACCGTGATGACGGTCCTCGACCGCATGAGCGCCAAGGGCGTGGTCGACCGGCGGAAGAACGGCCGCGCGTATTCGTACTCGCCGGTCCTGGACGTGGAGAGCGCGCGCCAGGAGGCGGTCGCGCGCCTGCTGGTCAACCTGTTCGAGAACGACTGTGAGGCGCTCGTCAGCTATGTCGCGCGCTTCCGCGGGAAGGAGCCTTCGCATGCGTCGCCGCGCACGGTGACGCGCCGCCCGGCGAAGAAGCAGCGCGCCGCCGCTTCCGGGAGCACCTTCGCTCCCAGCCGGATCGACGATTCCCTGCTCTAG
- a CDS encoding HD domain-containing protein — MKDFYVRDCAANENKVITSSFVVASKQVKNKKTGEPYLDLLLADRSGQIQAKMWDNVAEALNAFEQDDFLKIKGLINKYNNRWQLTLHKVRRMEESEIDFSDYMPKTTRDVEELWRTVSEFVATFKDPRLKALLEAFMADPEIAAAYKTAPAAKTLHHAYIGGLLDHVVSLFRSCDLVCRNYPQIDRDLLLTGAFLHDIGKIHELSFNRSFAYTTRGQLLGHMIIELEMLHDKIAQVPGFPAELTTLIEHLIISHHGQYEFGSPKLPMFPEALMLHYLDDLDSKMEAMRAHYEREAELDGEWTAYNASLGRPLLDVKKFLAKRAEEEKAGAAAASEKK, encoded by the coding sequence ATGAAGGACTTTTACGTCCGCGATTGCGCCGCCAACGAGAACAAGGTCATCACCTCCTCCTTCGTCGTCGCCTCCAAGCAGGTCAAGAACAAGAAGACGGGCGAGCCCTACCTGGACCTGCTGCTGGCCGACCGCAGCGGCCAGATCCAGGCCAAGATGTGGGACAACGTCGCCGAAGCTCTCAACGCCTTCGAGCAGGATGATTTCCTCAAGATCAAGGGCCTGATCAACAAGTACAACAACCGCTGGCAGCTCACCTTGCACAAGGTGCGGCGAATGGAGGAGTCCGAGATCGATTTCTCCGACTACATGCCCAAGACCACCAGGGACGTAGAAGAGCTGTGGCGGACGGTGAGCGAGTTCGTGGCGACCTTCAAGGACCCGCGGCTGAAGGCGCTGCTCGAGGCTTTCATGGCCGACCCGGAGATCGCCGCGGCTTACAAGACTGCGCCCGCGGCCAAGACCCTGCACCATGCCTACATCGGGGGCCTGCTTGACCACGTGGTGTCGCTCTTCCGCTCCTGCGACCTGGTGTGCCGCAACTACCCGCAGATCGACCGCGACCTGCTGCTGACCGGCGCCTTCCTGCACGACATCGGCAAGATCCACGAGCTCAGCTTCAATCGCTCCTTCGCCTACACCACGCGCGGGCAGCTGCTGGGGCATATGATCATCGAACTGGAGATGTTGCACGACAAGATCGCGCAGGTCCCCGGCTTCCCTGCCGAGTTGACGACGCTGATCGAGCACTTGATCATCAGCCACCACGGCCAGTACGAGTTCGGCTCGCCCAAGCTGCCCATGTTCCCCGAGGCGCTCATGCTGCACTATCTGGACGACCTTGATTCGAAGATGGAGGCGATGCGCGCGCACTACGAGCGCGAGGCGGAGCTGGACGGCGAATGGACGGCGTATAACGCGTCGCTGGGACGCCCCCTGCTCGACGTGAAGAAATTCCTCGCCAAGCGCGCCGAGGAAGAGAAAGCGGGCGCGGCCGCCGCGTCCGAAAAGAAGTGA